The Castanea sativa cultivar Marrone di Chiusa Pesio chromosome 11, ASM4071231v1 genome contains a region encoding:
- the LOC142616203 gene encoding uncharacterized protein LOC142616203 yields the protein MEERFSTFEIEHTPRSENQFVDVLVALGSQIVFEGDSAKIEVSKRKESIIEILKEKFQEEQCEEDWRNPIREVLMKGGEPTELKVLKDYTLVGGELYRRMLGGVLSRCVGQEEAQRKLKEVHDKACESCGEINLYRILQKAGFYWASMGKDVDQVQVQCETCQLAADGEESYAVFVSEDWRKPFT from the coding sequence ATGGAAGAAAGGTTTTCAACCTTTGAAATAGAGCACACGCCAAGAAGTGAAAATCAGTTCGTAGATGTGCTGGTTGCATTAGGCTCACAAATAGTATTTGAAGGGGATAGTGCCAAGATAGAAGTCAGTAAGAGAAAAGAATCTATTATCGAAATATTGAAGGAAAAGTTCCAGGAGGAACAATGTGAAGAGGATTGGCGGAATCCCATAAGGGAGGTCTTGATGAAAGGAGGTGAGCCTACGGAGTTAAAGGTACTTAAAGATTATACTCTGGTAGGAGGAGAACTATATCGCAGGATGCTAGGAGGGGTCCTGTCTAGATGTGTGGGGCAAGAAGAGGCCCAGAGAAAGTTGAAGGAGGTACACGACAAGGCCTGCGAATCCTGCGGAGAGATCAACCTTTACCGCATACTCCAAAAGGCAGGCTTTTACTGGGCGAGTATGGGAAAAGACGTGGACCAAGTTCAAGTCCAATGTGAGACTTGCCAGCTTGCGGCTGACGGAGAAGAAAGCTATGCTGTGTTCGTCAGCGAGGATTGGAGAAAGCCATTCACCTAG
- the LOC142616204 gene encoding uncharacterized protein LOC142616204, protein MKKWKSQYIGFHFTHIPEFKESKTIINLKAKAAKLISQRSWVAPPPGYVKVNVDGASSIDGSGISGVGVIIRNEIRGVVAALCKALPLHYSVDWMELFAMEQGVLLAQEMNLFNVIFESDAISIIQPVSQALNGGIMGHLIQGIQLARSSFSCCSFQHVKRDYNRAAHKLAQFAKCNNVSNLWKGVIPPILVHLIQSGLG, encoded by the coding sequence ATGAAAAAATGGAAATCTCAATATATAGGGTTCCACTTTACTCATATACCGGAATTTAAAGAAAGCAAGACAATCATAAATCTCAAAGCAAAAGCTGCAAAACTCATTTCCCAAAGGAGTTGGGTTGCACCCCCGCCGGGCTATGTCAAAGTAAATGTGGATGGTGCTTCATCCATAGATGGCAGCGGGATCTCTGGTGTTGGGGTGATCATTCGTAATGAGATAAGAGGGGTGGTTGCTGCTCTATGTAAAGCTCTGCCCTTGCATTACTCCGTTGATTGGATGGAGCTTTTTGCTATGGAGCAAGGTGTACTCTTGGCCCAAGAGATGAATCTTTTCAATGTTATATTCGAGTCTGATGCTATCTCGATCATCCAACCAGTTTCCCAAGCCCTCAATGGTGGTATAATGGGTCATTTGATCCAAGGCATTCAGCTCGCAAggtcttctttctcttgctgtTCTTTCCAACACGTGAAAAGGGACTACAACAGGGCTGCCCATAAGCTAGCCCAATTTGCCAAATGTAATAATGTTTCGAACCTCTGGAAGGGTGTTATACCACCCATCTTAGTTCATCTGATTCAATCAGGCCTAGGATGA